The genomic window TCCTCCGGCCCCTCCGCCCCACATAGGAGGCAGTCCGTGTCCTGTGCGGACCCACCCCCCTGGAGGAGCACGATGCCCCGAGCCATTCCCTGGCCCCTGCTGGTCCTGTGTGCGTTCGCCCCCTTGCATCCGGCGTCCACCCAAGCTTTTCATTATCCGTTCGTGGAGGGATCCACCCTCATCGGCTTCCGCGGAACGGCCCTGTCCCCCGGCGCCTCCGGCCAGGCGATCGTGCGCGGGGAGGGGGGCCGGATGCGGGTCCACGCCCATTTCGCGGGCCTGGAGCCCGCCAGCCGGTTCGGCCCCGGCTACCTCACCTACGTGCTCTGGGCCGTCTCGCCCCAGGGCCGGACCGTGAACCTGGGGGAGGTCGCGGCGGTGCGCGGGAAGGCCCACGTGGTGGCCATCACCCCCTTCCCGTCCTTCGGGCTCATCGTCACCGCCGAGCCCCACTTCGCCGTGACCCGGGTGAGCGACGCCCTGGTCCTGGAGAACCAGCCGGTGCGCGGCGCGCGGCCGGCCTTGGAGGCGGTGGAGGCCCCCCTCGGCCCCGGCACCGGCCACGGCCTGGAGCCCGGCACCCCCGCCCCCCGGGACCCCACGGCCTCGCCCTACGTCTTCCAGGCCCGCAATGCCGTGCGGCTCGCCGAGGCCGAGCAGGCCGAGGCCTTCGCCCCCGCGGAGTACCGCGCGGCCCTGGGGGAGCTCGGCCGCATGGAGGCGGAAAAGCACCTGGGGGGGAAGGAGGCCGTCCTGGCCGCGCGGCGGGCGGTGCTGCAGGCGGAGGACGCCCGCATCGTCGCCGGCCGGCAGAAGGAGGCCCTCCTCCTGGCCCGGGAACGGGAGACCGCCGAGGAACTGCGGGCCAGCCTGGAATCCGCCCGCGCCCAGGCCGACGCGGCCCGGGTCCAGGCCGATGCCGCCCGCGCCACCGCCGACGCGGCCCGGGCCGCGGCGGCCAGCGCGGCCCGCGGAAAGGAGCGGGAGGTCACCCAGGCCCAGCTGGAGGTGCGCCGCCGGCTCATCGAGCAGCTCAACCGCCTGCTCCAGACCCGCGAAACGGAGGAGGGCCTCATGGCCACCCTCACGGACGTGGCCTTCCCCTCCGGAAGCAGCCGCCTGTCGGCGCCCGCCCGGGTGAACCTGGCCAAGATCGCCGGCATCCTCCTGACCCGTCCGGGCCTGAAGATCCGCGCCCTGGGCCACACCGACGCCACCGGGAGGCCCGCCCTGAACGCCCGCCTATCCCGCCAGCGGGCCGAGGCGGTGCGGAGGTTCCTGGCGGGCCAGGGCCTCGCCGCGGGCAGCCTCCAGGCCGAGGGGCTCGCCGCCTCCCGTCCCGTGGCGCCCAACGAGACCCGCGAGGGCCGGATGCGCAACCGCCGGGTGGAGCTGGTCGTCAGCGGGGACCCGATCGGGTTGTGACCCGGTACGTGAAAAGGCCCCGCAACCGGAGTTGCGGGGCCCTTTCCCTGGTGCGGCTGCCTAGTCCTCGCGCTCGACGTTCTTGAACGCGTCGGCCAGGGTGGCCTTCCTCTTCGCCTGCGGCTCAGACTCCACCGACAGGGCGAACGGTTGCCTAGTCCTCGCGCTCCACGTTCTTGAACGCGTCAGCAAGGGTGGCCTTCTTGAACGGCTGCAGGTTCTTGGCGGTCTCGATCTCGCCGCGCTCCGCGTCCATCTCGTACTGCTTCACGGAGAGGCCGATGCGGTGCTCGGTGGGATCCAGCTTGACGATCTTCATCGTCAGTTCCTGGCCGGCGGCGAATTCCTTGGTGATCTCCTCGACCCGCTTGCGGCTGAGCTCGGAGACGTGCACCAAGCCCTCGATGCCCTCGCCCAGGTCCACGAAGGCCCCGAAGTCGGTGAGGCGCGCGATGCGGCCGACGATGGTGTCGCCCACGTGGTGGCCTTCGAAGAAGATCTCCCAGACGTTGGGCTCCATCTGCTTGACGCCCAGGCTCATGCGCTGGTTCAGGGGATCCAGGCTGAGGACCTTGGCGGTGACGCTGTCGCCCTTCTTCACGATCTCGCCGGGGTGCTTGATCTTCTTGGTCCAGCTGAAGTCGGACACGTGGATCAGGCCGTCGATGCCCTCTTCCAGCTCGACGAAGGCGCCGAACTCGGTGATGTTGCGCACCAGGCCGGTGACGATCTGGCCGATGTTGTACTTCTCGGCCACTTCCATCCAGGGGTTGGGGGTGATCTGCTTCATGCCGAGGCTGATGCGGCGGCTCTCGGGATCCACCTGCAGGATCTGGGCCTCGACCATGTCGCCGAGGTTGACCATGCCCTTGGCGGACTTGACCTTCTTGGTCCAGCTCATCTCGGAGACGTGCACCAGGCCTTCGACGCCGGGCTCGAGCTCGACGAATGCGCCGTAGTCGGTGATGGAGACGACCTTGCCCTTGACCGTGGCGTTGACGGGGTAGCGGTCCTCGACGGTGAGCCAGGGATCAGCGAACTTCTGCTTGTAGCCCAGGCTGACGCGCTCGGTCTCCTTGTCGTACTTGAGGATGGCGACCTCGACCTTGTCGCCCACCTGGAACATCTCGGAGGGGTGGTTCAGGCGGCCCCAGCTCATGTCGGTGATGTGCAGCAGGCCGTCCACGCCGCCCAGGTCCACGAAGGCCCCGTACTCGGTGATGTTCTTGACGGTGCCTTCCACCAGCTTGCCTTCTTCCAGGCCGGCCAGGGTCTCTTCCTTCATGTTCGCGTTGATGGTCTCGAGGAAGAGCTTGCGGCTCAGGACGATGTTGCCCCGGCGGCGGTTCACCTTGATGACCTTCATGTCGAAGGACTTGCCGAGGTAGGGGTCCAGGTTGCGCACGGGCTTGGTGTCCACCTGCGAGCCGGGGAGGAACGCCCGGATGCCGATGTCCACGGCCAGGCCGCCCTTGACCTTCTCGAGAACGACGCCGTGGACGGTGAGGTTGGCGCGGAACGCCTTCTCCACCTCGTCCCAGATCTTCATCTTCTCCGCGCGTTCGCGGGAGAGGCGGACGTTGCCGTTCTGGTCCTCGAGGTGCTCGAGGAGCACTTCGACCACGTCGCCGACGGCGACGCCGACGGTGCCGTCGGGATTGTTGAACTCATCGATGTTGACCGTGCCCGAGCCCTTGTAGCCGATGTCGATGATGACATCCTTGCCACGGATCTCCACGACCATGCCGCGGACCACTTCTTCCTCGCGGAGCGCGCGGGTCTCACCCTGAAGGGCGTCGAGGAACTCCTGGCTGTCAGGCGTCTCGTCCTCCAGCATGGTCGCGTCCAGCACCGTGATGCGGCCCATCTGCTTGGAGCCTTTGCCCTTGATGAGTGTTGAAAGTTGGGACATTCGTCCACCTCTAATAGTAGCCCCCTCCTGGAGGGCTGGAATCCCGGCACATGCGTCCGGCAGAACAGGTAGGTTATCGCGGAATTCCAAGATTCGGCAGGGAAATTCAGGCCCCGGCCCGGAGGGCGGCGAAGAACATCTCCAGCTTGGTGGCATTGAGCTTGCCGCTCCGGCGGACCCCGCTGCACAGGTCCAGGCCGTAGGGGCGCACCACGGCCACGGCCTGGGCCACGTTGCCCGGGTTCAGGCCCCCGGCCAGGAATACCGGCAGCGTGGTGGCCTCCACGATGGCCCGGCTCAGCCCCCAGTCGTGGGTGCGCCCGGTGCCCCCCAGCTCCTTGACCGCCAGGGCCGGGTTCCCCGAATCCAGCAGCAGGGCGTCCACCAGGCCCTCCAGGGACCGGGCCTCGGCCAGGGAGGCCTCCCCGGTCACGTGGACCACCTGGACGAGGCGGACCCCGGGCAGCTCCTGCCGGATCTTCCTCAGGTCGGCCCGGGGCACCTCGTCCACCAGCTGGATCGTGGTGGTGCGGCAGAGCCGGTGCTGGCGGAGGATCCCGTCGGCGTCCTGGCGGGAGGTGAGGAGGAAGGTGGCGATGGGCGGCGGCACCGCCGCCGCGATCTCGGCGATGAGGCCGTCGCCGATGATTCCCGGCCCGCTGGGCATGGCCGACACCAGGCCCAGGGCCGAGGCCCCGCAGGCGATGGCCAGCCGCGCCTCCTCGAGGCTCGAGATGCAGCAGATCTTCACGAAGGGCAGATGGGGGAGGCGCAAGGGAGGACCGGTGGGATTTCCCACTCTACCGCCTTCGCGGCCTCACTGCACGCGCGCCGCCTGCTCCGCCAGGAGCACGGCGGCGGCGTCCAGGTCCGCGGCCGGGGCGGGGGACACATGGTTGTTGAGGATGATGGAGAACGCGAGGCGCTCCCCGGCCGCGGTGGTCACGTAGCCGGCCAGGGAATGGGTGTTGCGCAGGGTGCCCGTCTTGGCCCGGACGTTGGCCGCGGCGGGGGAATCCCCCATGCGGCTGCGCAGGGTGCCGTCCACCGCCGCCAGGGGCAGGGCGTCCGCGAAGGCCGGGCCCTCGGGGCGGGCGGCCATGAATTTCAGGAGGGCCGTCAGGGCCCGGGGCTTCACCAGGTCCTTGCGGGAAAGCCCGGCCCCCTCCTCGAGCAGGACGTCCCCGGCCGGAATCCCGGCCTCTTTCAGGAAGTCCGCCAGGGTCGCCAGGCCCGCCTCCTCGGATCCCCCCGCCTGGAGCAGGAGGAGCTGGGCGTAGAGGTTGATCGAGTCCTTGAGGGTGGCCTTCACCAGGTCGCGGACGGCGGGGGATTCCACGAAGGCCAGCTCCACCGGGGCAGGCGCGGTCCGCGCGGCGGCGCCGCCCGTGATCCGCACGCCGTGGCGCTCCAGGGCCCGGCGCAGGAGCCCGGCCGCGAAGAGGGCGGGGCGCCGCACCGGGACGGCGAGGGAGGCCGGGGCGGCGCCGGCGGCGAGGCTGCCGGTGACGACCAGCTCCTCCCCTTCCCAGAGGGCCCGGAGGCCGGGCCCCGCGCCGGTGGAGGTGAGGTTGCGCAGGGGCAGGAGCCCCAGGCCGGGGATCGGGAAGAGGTGGCAGGGCCCCCCGCCGGCCCCCGGGTAGATCCGCAGGTCCACCATGTTGTCGTGCACGGTGAGGGCCGACACGTCGGCCCCGAAGGCGTAGTCCCGGTCCCCGCTCTCCCAGCCCGACCCGAAGGGCCGGGTGCGGAAGAAGCTGTCGTCGCCCACCACGTCCCCCCGCACCACCCGCACCCCGGCGGCGGCCACCTGGGCCGCGAGGGCCTCGAAGGGGTCCGGCGTGCCGGGATACCCGTGCCACCGGGCCAGGAGCATGGGATCGCCGCGGCCGAAGAGGACCAGGTCGCCCTGGAGGACCCCGTCCGGCCCGGGGCGGCCCCCGGCCAGCACCGACGTGCGGATCCGCCGCTCCGGCCCCAGCCTGCAAAGCGCCATGGCGCAGGTGAACAGCTTGGCGTTGCTGGCAGGCACGAAGTACTTGCCGGCGTCCTGCTCGAAGACCGTGCGCCCCGTGTCCAGCGATACCACCGAGGCGCCCCACCTGGAGGCTTCGAAGCGCGGCGCCTGGAGGTGGGCCTGGAGCCGGGTGGCCAGGGGCTGGGCGAAGGCCGCGGGGGCGAGGAGGAGGGCCAGCATGAGGCGGAGGATCGGCATGCCTCCATCATAGACGGCCCGGGCGGCGCCCACACCGGGGCCGGCGCCGCGCGCCGGGACAGAGGGGATCCCGGTGACCGTGATTGAATTGGTCGATCGATCACAAGGGGCTTTCCTGGAGCTGGAAGTGTGAGGCGCCGCCTCCATCCCGCGTGATCAACATCTCATTGCCAGCTCCCCTTCGGGCCTTCCTGGGTTTTTCATGCTAAATTCAATTTGCGTTGATCAAACGAACGAATAACCCGTTCGTGGACGCTCCACCCCCAAGGGTCCCGCTTGCCCCGCCTTGACCCCGGGACTGCGGATCTCCCCGGACCCGCCTTCGGAACCCCCATGCGTCCTCTCCTTCTCCTCGTGCTCCTGGCCGCCGTGGGCGGGTCCCACGTCCGCGGCCAGGAGGTGAGCGCGGCCCTCGGCAGGCTGCATGTCATCGGGGCGCGGGAGGCGACCTACACGTGGCAGTTCCAGTACCTCCATCCCTTGGCGGGAGCCTGGTCGGCGAGCTTCACGTGGCTCAATGAAGGGCACCTGGATGGCCACCACCGGGACGGGGCCTCCGTCCAGGTCTGGCGCTTCCATCGAATGGAGCGGAACAGCCTGCGGCTGGGAGCCGGCCTGGGCATCTACCGCAACTTCGACACCACGCCCGGCCAGGACGGCGGCGGGTACCAGAACGACCACGGCCTGCGGACCCTGCTGAGCCTCCGGGCCCAGTATCCCTTCGCGGGCGGCGCCTGGGAGGGGTTCGTGCAGCTGAACCGCGTCCTGGGCGCCCCCGGGCCCCAGACCCAGGGTTCCCTGGTGGGGGTGAGCACCCGGTTCGGCGGGCATCCGTCGGTCCGCCCTTCCGCCTCCCCGGCCCCCCGTGAGGACCCGGCCAATGAGCTGGTCTTCCTGTTCGGCCGAACCATCCTCAACAGCATGGAAAGCGAGACGACCGAATTCCTGCAATCCTTCGCGGTGGAATACCGCAGGCGGCTGGCCCGGAATGTGGACGTCTCGGTGACCTACTGCGACGAAGGGGGCATCGACGCCGCCAGGCGGGACGGCCTGTCGGTGCAGGCCTGGCTGTCCACCCGGAGCGCCAACCGGGACTGGATGCTGAGCGTGGGCATCGGACCCTACCTCTCCCGCACCTTCCCCGACCGGGGAAAGTCCGAACCCCCGGATACCGTGAACATCCGCTCCAGCGGGCGCATCTCCATGCTGGCGGGACGGAGCCTGGGACCGCACCTGGGCCTGCGCCTGCAATGGAACCGCACCATCACGCTCAACGACCGGGATACGGACGTGCTGCTGACGGGCCTCGCCTATTCCTGGTGAGGCGGGCCTTCCGCGGAACCGCCAGGGCCGTGGAGGAATTCGCGGCCCTGGCGGGTGGGTGTCGGGAATGGACCGGAAGGTCCGGGGCGCCCCGCTACCGGAAGGCGACCTTCATGACCGCGTCCGGGGTGGAGACGAGGAGGTTGCCCGTGGCCGGGTCGACGGAAACGCCCTTGGGTTCGGCGAAGGCCGTCGGCAGCGGTCCGGGGGCGACCCCTCGCATCCTCGGGTACCCCGCAAAGCCCAGGACCGTGGTGACCGTCCCGTCCGGCGCGATCATGCGGAGGGCCTCATTGTTGAAGTCCGCGACATAGGCGTTCCCGTCGGAGTCGACCGCCAGGGAGGCCGGCTTGTTGAAGCGGGCCAAGGAGCCGTTCGCGTCGACGTACCCAGGGTCCGTCGGGAACCCGGGTGCGCCCGCGTCCCCGGCCAGCGTGCTCAGCGCGCCGGTCGCGAGGTTCACCTTCCGGATGGTGTGGGAACCGAAATCCGAAACGAGCAGGCTTCCGGCACCATCC from Geothrix sp. 21YS21S-2 includes these protein-coding regions:
- a CDS encoding phosphoribosylanthranilate isomerase, which codes for MRLPHLPFVKICCISSLEEARLAIACGASALGLVSAMPSGPGIIGDGLIAEIAAAVPPPIATFLLTSRQDADGILRQHRLCRTTTIQLVDEVPRADLRKIRQELPGVRLVQVVHVTGEASLAEARSLEGLVDALLLDSGNPALAVKELGGTGRTHDWGLSRAIVEATTLPVFLAGGLNPGNVAQAVAVVRPYGLDLCSGVRRSGKLNATKLEMFFAALRAGA
- a CDS encoding OmpA family protein, with protein sequence MPRAIPWPLLVLCAFAPLHPASTQAFHYPFVEGSTLIGFRGTALSPGASGQAIVRGEGGRMRVHAHFAGLEPASRFGPGYLTYVLWAVSPQGRTVNLGEVAAVRGKAHVVAITPFPSFGLIVTAEPHFAVTRVSDALVLENQPVRGARPALEAVEAPLGPGTGHGLEPGTPAPRDPTASPYVFQARNAVRLAEAEQAEAFAPAEYRAALGELGRMEAEKHLGGKEAVLAARRAVLQAEDARIVAGRQKEALLLARERETAEELRASLESARAQADAARVQADAARATADAARAAAASAARGKEREVTQAQLEVRRRLIEQLNRLLQTRETEEGLMATLTDVAFPSGSSRLSAPARVNLAKIAGILLTRPGLKIRALGHTDATGRPALNARLSRQRAEAVRRFLAGQGLAAGSLQAEGLAASRPVAPNETREGRMRNRRVELVVSGDPIGL
- a CDS encoding 30S ribosomal protein S1 produces the protein MSQLSTLIKGKGSKQMGRITVLDATMLEDETPDSQEFLDALQGETRALREEEVVRGMVVEIRGKDVIIDIGYKGSGTVNIDEFNNPDGTVGVAVGDVVEVLLEHLEDQNGNVRLSRERAEKMKIWDEVEKAFRANLTVHGVVLEKVKGGLAVDIGIRAFLPGSQVDTKPVRNLDPYLGKSFDMKVIKVNRRRGNIVLSRKLFLETINANMKEETLAGLEEGKLVEGTVKNITEYGAFVDLGGVDGLLHITDMSWGRLNHPSEMFQVGDKVEVAILKYDKETERVSLGYKQKFADPWLTVEDRYPVNATVKGKVVSITDYGAFVELEPGVEGLVHVSEMSWTKKVKSAKGMVNLGDMVEAQILQVDPESRRISLGMKQITPNPWMEVAEKYNIGQIVTGLVRNITEFGAFVELEEGIDGLIHVSDFSWTKKIKHPGEIVKKGDSVTAKVLSLDPLNQRMSLGVKQMEPNVWEIFFEGHHVGDTIVGRIARLTDFGAFVDLGEGIEGLVHVSELSRKRVEEITKEFAAGQELTMKIVKLDPTEHRIGLSVKQYEMDAERGEIETAKNLQPFKKATLADAFKNVERED
- the dacB gene encoding D-alanyl-D-alanine carboxypeptidase/D-alanyl-D-alanine-endopeptidase, yielding MPILRLMLALLLAPAAFAQPLATRLQAHLQAPRFEASRWGASVVSLDTGRTVFEQDAGKYFVPASNAKLFTCAMALCRLGPERRIRTSVLAGGRPGPDGVLQGDLVLFGRGDPMLLARWHGYPGTPDPFEALAAQVAAAGVRVVRGDVVGDDSFFRTRPFGSGWESGDRDYAFGADVSALTVHDNMVDLRIYPGAGGGPCHLFPIPGLGLLPLRNLTSTGAGPGLRALWEGEELVVTGSLAAGAAPASLAVPVRRPALFAAGLLRRALERHGVRITGGAAARTAPAPVELAFVESPAVRDLVKATLKDSINLYAQLLLLQAGGSEEAGLATLADFLKEAGIPAGDVLLEEGAGLSRKDLVKPRALTALLKFMAARPEGPAFADALPLAAVDGTLRSRMGDSPAAANVRAKTGTLRNTHSLAGYVTTAAGERLAFSIILNNHVSPAPAADLDAAAVLLAEQAARVQ